One Littorina saxatilis isolate snail1 linkage group LG10, US_GU_Lsax_2.0, whole genome shotgun sequence DNA window includes the following coding sequences:
- the LOC138979115 gene encoding uncharacterized protein, which yields MHAVLHMRTSLSSHKRRKSVYVWSGDVFTVPHNPLKDLLGVSSVFRRREKHGRRFDSSIGGGQLVTSGSTESNVPMSAPANTEACLRAGWIYHQKSSFGKIWQKRWLTIGADGAMTVSKGRNSKPRKSHTYDLRHDCMYIWTASQCQHLLPPSDVSSGNLIELLLTGDRRLAFCGLTPEESELWQRCIVAAQSEKQLPPTRNGQTSRSLPDVPEQETAGCCICSRPSSKVTAFDYRYKGQCRDKNPPRNTAQPVLGAIRRESHGARTSSS from the exons ATGCATGCGGTCCTGCACATGCGCACAAGTCTCTCCAGTCACAAGAGGAGGAAGTCTGTGTATGTTTGGAGTGGGGATGTCTTCACCGTCCCCCACAATCCCCTCAAAGACTTGTTGGGTGTCAGTTCGGTGTTCAGACGCCGAGAAAAGCATGGGAGACGTTTTGACAGTAGTATTGGTGGTGGACAATTGGTTACGAGTGGTTCGACTGAGAGCAACGTACCTATGAGCGCTCCGGCAAACACAGAGGCCTGTCTACGAGCAGGTTGGATTTACCATCAAA AGTCGTCGTTCGGCAAGATATGGCAAAAGAGATGGTTGACGATAGGAGCAGACGGCGCCATGACGGTGTCTAAAGGAAGGAACTCCAAGCCTCGCAAGTCTCACACCTATGACCTGCGCCACGACTGCATGTACATATGGACTGCATCGCAG TGCCAGCACCTGCTACCCCCGTCAGACGTGAGCAGCGGCAACCTGATCGAGCTGCTACTGACTGGGGACAGACGTCTGGCGTTCTGTGGCTTGACACCTGAAGAGTCCGA GTTGTGGCAAAGGTGTATCGTAGCCGCGCAGTCGGAAAAGCAGCTGCCCCCGACCCGTAACGGTCAGACGTCCAGGTCACTGCCCGACGTTCCTGAGCAGGAAACTGCAGG GTGTTGTATCTGTTCAAGGCCGTCCAGCAAGGTCACGGCCTTTGATTACAGGTACAAGGGACAATGCCGTGACAAAA
- the LOC138977962 gene encoding protein C3orf33 homolog: MPLNDDLHKFCDTHIREIKYFIYGIGLAGAILVAKDLRLATKFCHVSEIPVRFVQSHVTLQGTVRSISSYGVLEVEHQPVFNLPFSRWVTSLRPNLEEPGLLSVELVGVDLTPKAVDWLTDKVLDKHIWFKLIHASKDAVFCSVYRKNSLLLKVNINQQLVKQGLAPVLRQDLSLLSQDVVTQKHLVKLVTAETNARHRRLGMWRELEGKEETVSVMRTVFRWLSDKLKERWRRKG; the protein is encoded by the exons ATGCCTCTCAATGATGACCTACATAAATTCTGTGACACACATATTCGAGAAATCAAG TACTTTATCTATGGCATTGGACTAGCTGGAGCCATCCTGGTGGCAAAAGACCTGCGTCTG GCCACCAAGTTCTGCCATGTGTCGGAGATCCCCGTGCGGTTTGTGCAGTCGCACGTGACGCTTCAGGGAACGGTGCGGAGTATCAGCAGCTATGGGGTTTTAGAAGTGGAGCACCAGCCCGTCTTCAATCTGCCCTTCTCTCGCTGGGTCACCTCCCTCCGCCCTAATCTGGAAGAGCCAG GTTTGCTGTCAGTGGAGCTGGTTGGAGTGGACCTGACACCCAAAGCGGTGGACTGGCTGACCGACAAGGTGCTGGACAAACACATCTGGTTCAAACTCATCCACGCCTCCAAAGATGCCGTCTTCTGCTCCGTCTACAGAAAGAAT AGCCTGCTGCTGAAGGTGAACATCAACCAGCAGCTGGTGAAGCAAGGCCTAGCCCCTGTCCTGCGCCAAGACTTGAGCCTCCTCTCCCAGGACGTCGTCACGCAGAAACACCTGGTCAAGCTGGTCACCGCCGAGACCAATGCACGACACAGGAGGCTCGGCATGTGGAGAGAACTGGAGGGAAAAGAGGAGACAGTTTCTGTGATGAGGACGGTGTTTAGGTGGCTCAGCGACAAACTTAAAGAAAGGTGGAGAAGGAAgggctaa